The following are encoded in a window of Dioscorea cayenensis subsp. rotundata cultivar TDr96_F1 chromosome 16, TDr96_F1_v2_PseudoChromosome.rev07_lg8_w22 25.fasta, whole genome shotgun sequence genomic DNA:
- the LOC120278842 gene encoding upstream activation factor subunit spp27, which translates to MVIARKAMAECPKKVASLIDLANLPTNLREFVGLSQISRLDFFIRVWSYIKANNLQDPSNKNLVNCDDKLKRILLGKPQVALAELPMLIKLHFPKELKR; encoded by the exons ATGGTGATTGCGAGGAAGGCAATGGCGGAGTGCCCCAAGAAGGTGGCGAGCTTGATTGACCTCGCTAACCTGCCCACAAACCTGCGAGAGTTCGTGGGGCTGTCCCAGATCTCTCGCCTCGACTTCTTCATCCGCGTTTGGTCTTACATCAAGGCCAACAATCTCCAG GATCCAAGCAACAAGAATTTGGTCAATTGTGATGACAAGTTGAAGAGAATATTATTGGGCAAGCCTCAAGTTGCTCTGGCTGAACTTCCTATGCTTATTAAACTCCATTTTCCCAAAGAACTGAAGCGATGA